AGTGTGCCGCCGAACAGGTCAAGACCGCGGCGATTGATATCCAGAATCCTGCTGCCGGCGAGATCCAGCACCACAATGGCGTCCTGAGCGCTTTCGAACAGCGCCTTGTAGTTGGCCTCTGAGCTTCGCAGCGCGGCCAGCGCGCGCTGGCGGCTGATTAAGCCCTCATAGATGCGAATAGCGGCTTCGGCAATAATGCGGTCGGCGGGCTCCAGAGGGTGCAGTCGTGCCGAGGCTTCGCGGCGAAAACCCAGCAGCAGGCTCCAGGGTGAGGGTGGGGCGCTCACCCACAGGCCGGTTTCCAGCCCGGTGTGGCGCAAAATCTCATGTTGCGCCGACAGCAATCCGTCCGCTGGCGCAGGTGCATTCGCCAGACTCAAACGCGTGCCTGGCTTGATGCCGACCGCCTGCATGATGCGATAGGCGGAAGCGTCGTCCTCCCGGCACATTAGCGCTGCGGCCTCGACGTGAAGTCGCTCGACGAGCAGCATCAATAACTGCTCGCCAAGGTGCGCGGCGAAGGTGTCTTCGTCCTCGGCTTCGCGCGCGAGGGCGTGAATCTGCTCGACCACCAGCGCCAATGTCCGATTGCGCTGGGCATCTCGGCGGGCCTGGACCAGCTCCTGCTGCAGGCGCAGCATGCGCGCGCCAAGCTCATCGCATTGAGTGCGATAGTAGGCGAGCGCGTCGGAAGCGGCGTTGGTATCCACCAGGGGCAGCTCAGTCGCGGTGGGTACAGAGCAGCAGGACGCCGGTCCAGTCGAGCGGACGTGCGCGTCCCAGGAAGGGGGCGATTTCGGTACCAGAATAGACCCCAAGAAACGGGCAGACGGCCCCGACGCGCTCGCGCACCGGCGTGGATTCATCTTCGTCGGCGCCGCTAAAGGGCAGGGAACGACCGGCGCAGTCGATGTAGAGCCCAAACGCGATCTCGCGCTCGGACAAGCTGGCCAGGATCGCATCGGTTTGCGTGCTGGCAGATTCGATCATGCGCGCGGGTTCGTAGCCCATGATCTGGATAAGCGAGCCGACTTGGAAATCCGCCTCGAACAGGATCAGCGATTCCTCCTCGGGGTCGACGGCGACGACCAGACGATTGACGTACTGGTCTTCATTGAAGGGGGCGTAGAGATCGCCATGCTTCTCGCCTAAGGTGATGAAGGGCAACGGCTGGCGCGCGAGCAATTCCTCCCGCGACACCTGCAGGCGTTCCTCGGCCACCCGCAGCGCCGGCCGGCCCTGGATGCCGCGCACCCGGTCGCCTTGAATGTCCGTGATTTCAAGAAAATCGCTGGCCGGCAGGCAGCCGTGCATGATGGTGGTGTGGCCAATCAGCGCAGCTGGGAGAACCGCGGCCACCGCAGCATGACGCGCGGTGTCCTGGCCGTCGAACAGATAGCTGTCGAGCATATCGAAACTACCCAGCATGCCGGCACCGACGATCAGCGGTGGATGCTCGCCCAGGGCCTGGTGGAGACCGTCGAGCAGACGGCTGCCAATGTGCAGGACCGGCGGCGGTGCGCTCTTGACCGAATCGTAAAACAGCAGCACCACGCGCTCGGCCGCCAGATTCAGCGCACGCAGTTGCTCGCCCAACTGCCGCCCGGCGGCGACCTCATCCTCGTCAAGCCCCTGAACGCGCAGAATTGCGCTGGGCGCCAGGGACTGCGCAAATAAAAGCACGCCGCACTCATAACCGCTGGTTTGGGCGCCGCTGGCGGAAATAATGCCGGTCCCGCTGCCACCGACCACCGGCAGTGGCCCGAGCTCAGCGCGAAAGCCTTCCAAGACGGCTTGCGGGTCGTGCAGTCCGCCCGCGAAAGCGATCAGCCACCCCGGCGCCTGTTGCGGGCCGAGTTGCTCACGCGCCTGGTGGGCTGCCATCCGTGCCGCTGTCAACGCATCTGGATGGCGGCTGTGACCTGCGCCGACCGAGGGCTTGGCATGGTTGGGCATCATGGCATCTCGAATAAAGCGCCGGTTTATCGAGTCAGGCTGATCATCAGCTCTGGGGCTTTTCGTGATGCCCGCCGAACTGATAGCGCATCGCCGAGAGCAGCTGGTTGGCGAAATCCCCCTCGCCGCGCGAGCTGAAGCGCTCGAACAAGGCTGCTGTCAGCACCGGGGCCGGCGCACCGGACTCGATGGCGGCGATGCTGGTCCAGCGGCCTTCCCCGGAGTCCGACACCCGTCCGCCGAAGTTGCTCAAGTTGGCATCGTCCGCCAGCGCATTGGCGGTTAGGTCAAGCAGCCAGGAGGCGACCACGCTGCCACGGCGCCAGACTTCGGCCACCTGCGCGACATCAATGTCGTATTGGTAAAACTCCGGATTCGACAGCGGTGCGGTCTCGGCATCGGTGGCATGGTCGGCGCGCCCAGCACCGGCATGCTTGAGAATGTTAAAGCCCTCGGCATAGGCCGCCATCAGCCCGTACTCGATGCCGTTGTGCACCATCTTGACGAAATGCCCGGCACCGCTCGGCCCGCAGTGCAGATACCCCTGCTCGGCGCGGCTTGGCGCGCCGTCCCGCCCCGCGGTGCGCTCGATCTCGCCCGCGCCCGGTGCCAGGGCGGCAAAGATGGGATCGAGCCGCTCGACCGCGTTCGTATCGCCGCCGATCATCAGGCAATAGCCGCGTTCCAGCCCCCAGACGCCACCACTGGTGCCGCAATCTAGGAAATGTACATCGCGCTCGGCCAGGCGTTTGCTGTGGCGGATATCGTCTTGGTAAAAGGAGTTGCCGCCATCGATCAGCACGTCATCGGCGGCCAGATGCGGCTCGAGTTGGGTGATGACCGAATCAACCACCGCCGCCGGCACCATGATCCAGATCGCCCGCGGAGCAATCAGCTTGGCGCAGAAATCCGCCAGATCGCTGGCCCCAGTGGCCCCTTGCCCGGCCAGCGCCTGAACCGCGTCAGGATTGTTGTCGAACACCACGCACTCATGGCCAGCGTGCATCAACCGTTGCACCATGTTTGCGCCCATGCGACCAAGGCCGATCATTCCGAGTTGCATCTGAATCCTCCAGGCATTTCAACGCCTGTTGTGGTTGTAAGGGACTGGCACGGTAGCAAGTTGGACCCTTGTGCTGTCTGCTGGCTTGCTTTATGGCGGCTGATTCGGACAATACGAGCCTGCGAGGCGAGAAATTCGCGCATGAATGGCTGCAAACAGGAGACAATTGCCATGGCAAATGAAGGTTATCATGAACCCATCACCGAGTTGAGTGCCGAGACCCGGGACATGCATCGGGCGATACAATCGCTGATGGAAGAGCTGGAGGCGGTCGATTGGTACAACCAGCGCGTCGATGCCTGCCAGGACAAAGAGCTTGCGGCCATCCTGGCGCACAACCGCGATGAAGAAAAAGAACATGCGGCCATGTTGCTTGAGTGGGTCCGGCGCCGGGACAGCAAGTTCGACGGTGAGTTGAAGGATTATTTGTTCACCGACAAGGCCATTGCGCATCAGTGAGCAACCAGCGCATCACTGATCAACAGCGTCGCGTGCTCGCGCGATCAATCACCTATGAGGAGAGTATTCGTGTCTGAATCTACTGCTATGACTGACGCTGAGGCCCAGAAGTCCGCCAAGAAAAAAGCGCGGTGGGTGTTTTTGTTGAATCAGCTTCCATACATCATCCTGTATGCCACAACCATCGTGCTGGTCGCGATGACGGACAGGGAGCCGACCGATGTAGCGATGAAGTGGATTTGGTTCATCCCTGCCGTCGCGCTGGTGGCCATTTTTGGTGGCTGGAAATATCACGCCGGTGAGAGCGCGAAATCGCGCGCCTTTTATCTCTTTCGCCAAGTGCTGCACTGGGCTGCGCTGGCGGTAGTGGTGCACTACTTTTTCACCAAGGATTTGCTCCACTTCCTGAATGCTGAAACCGACGGCGTGGTGATGATTTTCCTGCTTGGGCTGACCGCGATTCTGTCTGGGATCCATGCGGATTGGAAAATGGGTCTGTTCGGCGCTTTCCTGATCATGAGCGGCGAGACCATCGGGTGGTTCGATGACAATGCCGTACTTATGGGCATTGTTGGCGGTGGCGCTGCGGTGGCTGTGATTTTGACCCTGTTGGTGCGCTCGAGAGTCACAAGCAGAAAGAAAACCAAGAGCGACGCAGCGGGCGGGATCGAGGCGGGCGTCAGCGCCTGATGTGGCGCTGTCTGTCTCGCCAGCGCAGGAGCCGATTTTTGTGCTCGCCGCGCTCAGTGGCGATGACGTAAGCGCCAGCAATGATGAATGCGCGCGTTGCGCTTGAAGTCTCGCGGCAGGGTGCGGGGCTTCAGGTCCTCGATCTCCAGGTCCGTTAGGGCGTCGGCATCCAGTTTGAAGCGGCGCAGATTGGTGGAAAAGA
Above is a genomic segment from Thiorhodovibrio litoralis containing:
- a CDS encoding FIST signal transduction protein; its protein translation is MMPNHAKPSVGAGHSRHPDALTAARMAAHQAREQLGPQQAPGWLIAFAGGLHDPQAVLEGFRAELGPLPVVGGSGTGIISASGAQTSGYECGVLLFAQSLAPSAILRVQGLDEDEVAAGRQLGEQLRALNLAAERVVLLFYDSVKSAPPPVLHIGSRLLDGLHQALGEHPPLIVGAGMLGSFDMLDSYLFDGQDTARHAAVAAVLPAALIGHTTIMHGCLPASDFLEITDIQGDRVRGIQGRPALRVAEERLQVSREELLARQPLPFITLGEKHGDLYAPFNEDQYVNRLVVAVDPEEESLILFEADFQVGSLIQIMGYEPARMIESASTQTDAILASLSEREIAFGLYIDCAGRSLPFSGADEDESTPVRERVGAVCPFLGVYSGTEIAPFLGRARPLDWTGVLLLCTHRD
- the gnd gene encoding phosphogluconate dehydrogenase (NAD(+)-dependent, decarboxylating), producing MQLGMIGLGRMGANMVQRLMHAGHECVVFDNNPDAVQALAGQGATGASDLADFCAKLIAPRAIWIMVPAAVVDSVITQLEPHLAADDVLIDGGNSFYQDDIRHSKRLAERDVHFLDCGTSGGVWGLERGYCLMIGGDTNAVERLDPIFAALAPGAGEIERTAGRDGAPSRAEQGYLHCGPSGAGHFVKMVHNGIEYGLMAAYAEGFNILKHAGAGRADHATDAETAPLSNPEFYQYDIDVAQVAEVWRRGSVVASWLLDLTANALADDANLSNFGGRVSDSGEGRWTSIAAIESGAPAPVLTAALFERFSSRGEGDFANQLLSAMRYQFGGHHEKPQS
- a CDS encoding encapsulin-associated ferritin-like protein, translated to MANEGYHEPITELSAETRDMHRAIQSLMEELEAVDWYNQRVDACQDKELAAILAHNRDEEKEHAAMLLEWVRRRDSKFDGELKDYLFTDKAIAHQ